Proteins from a genomic interval of Zingiber officinale cultivar Zhangliang chromosome 2A, Zo_v1.1, whole genome shotgun sequence:
- the LOC122040509 gene encoding oxysterol-binding protein-related protein 3C-like: MGSKDEKPSSSGFFSAISSSVRNWGSAVHKSVNGLLGYEGLEVINPEGGTDDAEEEAHRGRWKQEERDSYWKMMQKYIGSDVTSMVTLPVIIFEPMTMIQKMAELMEYSHLLDLADECEDPYMRLVYSSSWAISVYYAYQRTWKPFNPILGETYEMVNHGGLTFISEQVSHHPPMGAAHAENEHFTYDITSKLKTKFLGNSLEIYPVGRTRVKLKKAGVILDLVPPPTKVNNLIFGRTWVDSFGEMIMTNLTTGDKVVLYFQPCGWFGAGRYEVDGYVYSAGEEPKILMTGKWNESLSCQPCDQEGEPLPGTELKEIWRVAAVPEKDKFQYTYFAHAINSFETAPKKLLASDSRLRPDRYALEKGDLAKSGAEKTSLEERQRAEKRIREARGDQFTPRWFNMTSEVTATPWGDLEEIYEYNGKYTEHRVRIDSSDSVNEVDNTSIEFNPWQYSDSASQ; this comes from the exons ATGGGTTCCAAGGATGAGAAGCCTTCGAGCAGTGGCTTCTTCTCCGCGATCTCGTCGAGTGTGCGGAATTGGGGCAGCGCAGTGCATAAATCTGTAAATGG GCTACTGGGTTACGAAGGACTTGAAGTTATCAATCCTGAAGGAGGAACTGATGATGCTGAGGAAGAAGCCCATCGAGGAAGATGGAAGCAAGAG GAACGAGATAGTTATTGGAAGATGATGCAGAAATACATTGGATCAGATGTAACATCAATGGTCACTTTGCCCGTCATCATTTTTGAGCCAATGACAATGATACAGAAAATGGCTGAG TTGATGGAGTACTCTCATTTGTTAGATCTGGCAGATGAATGTGAGGACCCCTACATGCGTTTAGTTTATTCCT CTTCTTGGGCAATTTCTGTCTATTATGCCTATCAAAGAACATGGAAACCATTTAATCCTATCCTTGGCGAGACCTATGAAATGGTTAATCATGGTGGTCTGACATTCATCTCTGAGCAG GTTAGCCATCATCCTCCAATGGGCGCAGCACATGCTGAGAATGAACATTTTACTTATGACATCACGTCAAAGTTGAAAACCAAATTTCTAGGAAATTCATTGGAAATTTATCCAGTTGGAAG GACAAGGGTGAAGCTGAAGAAAGCTGGTGTGATATTAGACTTGGTGCCTCCTCCCACCAAGGTTAACAACCTCATATTTGGGCGCACCTGGGTTGATTCATTTGGGGAGATGATCATGACAAATTTGACTACTGGAGACAAAGTTGTTTTATACTTCCAACCATGTGGTTGGTTTGG TGCGGGGCGATATGAAGTGGATGGTTATGTTTATAGTGCTGGAGAAGAACCAAAAATATTGATGACTGGGAAATGGAACGAGTCACTGAGTTGTCAACCTTGTGATCAAGAAGGAGAGCCCTTGCCAGGGACTGAACTAAAAGAG ATATGGAGAGTGGCTGCTGTCCCAGAAAAGGATAAATTCCAATACACCTATTTTGCACACGCAATAAACAGCTTTGAGACCGCGCCTAAAAAGTTACTGGCTTCTGATTCTCGGTTGCGACCCGATCGATATGCTCTTGAGAAAGGGGATTTGGCCAAGTCAGGTGCTGAAAAGACCAG TTTGGAAGAGCGGCAAAGAGCCGAGAAAAGAATTCGAGAGGCCCGCGGCGATCAATTCACCCCGAGATGGTTCAATATGACCAGCGAAGTCACGGCTACACCTTGGGGCGACTTGGAGGAGATATACGAATACAATGGAAAATACACAGAACATCGTGTGAGAATCGATAGCTCTGATTCAGTCAATGAGGTTGATAACACCTCGATCGAATTCAACCCGTGGCAATACAGCGACTCAGCCTCCCAATAA